TTTTGATTGCGGCAGTTTATGAAAATTATGCAGTAATAGAAGATCCTGAAATCACATTGGAAGCCAATCCAGATGATTTATCAAGCGAACGAATTTTGGAACTTTCGAAAAGTAAAATCAATAGGTTGAGCATTGGAATTCAGTCTTTTTTTGAAGATGATTTACAAATGATGAACCGCGCGCACAATTCGGTGGAAGCCCGAAAATGTTTGACAGAAGCCACGCAATGTTTTGATAATATTTCGATTGATCTCATCTATGGAGTTCCGGGAATGAGTAATGAAAAATGGCAGCAAAATATTGAAACGGCCTTGTCTTTTGGTATTCCTCATATTTCTAGTTACGCTTTGACGGTAGAGCCCAAAACAGCTTTGAAAAAGTTAATTCAAACTGGAAAAATAGCAGAGCCAAATGACGAAGTCGCTCAAGAACATTTTATGATTCTGGTGGAAACACTTCAAGCAAATGGTTTTATTCATTATGAACTATCCAATTTTGGTAAAGAAGATTACTTTTCAAAGAATAATTCGGCTTACTGGCTAGGTAAAAAGTACATTGGTATAGGACCTTCAGCTCACAGTTATGATGGGATTTCTCGTAGTTGGAATATTGCAAATAATCCTTTGTATATAAAGTCAATTGATTTGGATCAATTGCCAAATGAGATTGAAATTTTATCCCTTTCTGATCGATATAATGAGTATATTATGACAGGATTGCGAACGATTTGGGGCGTTTCTTTAGACAGAATTGAATCAGAATTTGGACCAACTTATTTGGATTATTTAAAGAAACAAGGACAAAAATATTTGGATGATGATTTGCTTTCGGTAGAAAATAATATTTTGAAACCTACTAAGAAAGGAAAGTTTCTTACAGATGGAATTGCAAGTGATTTGTTTTACTTAAATTTGGAGTAAATGAATTAACCGCAAGGTTCGCAAAGGTATACGCAAGGTTCACAAAGTTTTCTTATATGACTGAAAATGAATTATCAAAAATTGTCTTTGACTGCGCTCTCAAAGTGCATAAAACGCTTGGCCCTGGATTACTAGAAAGTGCTTATGAAGAATGCTTGTATTATGAACTCAAGAAAACGGGTTTAAACGTAGTAAAGCAAAAAGCATTGCCTTTGGTTTACGAGGATGTTCAATTAGATATTGGATATAGACTTGATATTATTATTGAGGAAAAATTGATTTTGGAAATAAAATCAGTTGATGCTTTAAATGATATTCATTTTGCTCAATTACTGACTTATCTTAAATTGACCAATTGCAAACTAGGTTTATTGATTAATTTTAATGTTGTTTTGATAAAGGACGGCATAAAACGAATTGCAAATAATCTTTAAGTAAACCTTTGCGAACCTTGCGTATACCTTTGCGCTCTTTGCGGTAAAAACAAAACTATGAAAACTACCATTCAACACAACAATACAACATTTCAAGTCGATTTGTCAAAACCCATTGATATTTCGATTCCACTAACTAATACTGATGAAAATCCAATTGCGTGGTATATTAGTAAACCCGTAATGGAACCCGTGAAATTTGATGAATGGATAGGGAAAGTTGCATCAGGAATGTCTTCAACTAATTTCAATAACATTCAATTCAATCCGCATGGTCACGGTACGCATACGGAATGCTTGGGTCATATTACCCATGATTTTTATAGTGTAAACCAATCTTTGAAAAAATTCTTTTATATAGCAGAATTGATTTCAGTAGAGCCGGAATTGATTAATGGCGATTTGGTAGTCACTAAAAATCAGATTGAAAATGCCTTAAATGGGAAAACACCTGAAGCTGTTGTAATTAGAACTTTACCTAATAACGTAAACAAACTTTCCAAAAAATACTCCCATACGAATCCGCCCTATTTGGCTGAAGATGCGGCAGGTTTCATTTGCGAAAGCGGCATTCAACATTTATTGATTGATTTACCAAGTGTAGATAAAGAAAAAGATGAGGGGAAACTTTTGGCTCACAAAGCCTTTTGGAATGTAACGGATGTTAAAAATTTGAATGCAGATGCAAGATTGGATTGCACAATAACCGAAATGATTTTTGTTGCTGATGAAGTGCAGGATGGAAGTTATTTGTTGAACTTACAAATTGCCTCTTTTGAAAATGATGCCAGTCCCAGTAAACCCGTTTTGTATAAAATATGATAACCATTTCTACAGTAAAAAGTAAATTAGATGTTCCTTTCATTCAGCACTTTTTGAAAGACATTTATTGGGCCGCCGGACGTACAATCGAAGAAGTTCAAACAACGATTGACCATTCGTTTTGTTTTGGTATTTATTTAAATGACCAGCAAATTGGTTTTGCCAGGGTAATTACGGATTATGTTGTTTTTGCTTATGTGATGGATGTTTTTATCACTGAGGAACATCGTGGCAAAGGGTATTCTTCTCTTTTAATCGAAGAGATGATGAAAGAACCAAAACTGCAAGAGGTAAAGATTTGGCGTTTGGCCACATCTGACGCCCATTTTTTATATAAAAAATTTGGATTCAATGCATTAGCATATCCAGAAAAGATGATGGAAAAAACAATCAAATGAAAACAATACTCAAACTAGAAGAATTAGGCTTATTCGTTTTTGGAATCTTTCTTTTCAGCCAACTGGATTATGCTTGGTGGTGGTTTTTGGTTCTGATTTTGGTTCCTGATTTCTCTATGATTGGTTATGCTTTTGGTAATAAATCTGGAGCTGTGGCCTATGATTTATTTCATCATAGAGGTATTGCTGTACTTGTTTATTTAATTGGAATTTACAGTTCGAATCAAGTTGTTCAGCTTATTGGGATTATTTTATTTGCCCATTCTTCCATGGATAGAATGTTTGGATATGGGTTAAAATATGATACTGGATTTAAATTTACACATTTAGGTGAAATAGGTAAAAAATAGAATTATGAATTTAGAAAGTTATTATCAATATTGCTTGTCTAAAAAAGGTGTGACGGACCATTTTCCTTTTGATGAAGACACTTTAGTTTTTAAAGTTGGGGGGAAAGTATTTGCTTTAAGCTCTTTAAAAAAGTGGGAAATTGGCGAGCCGTCTGTCAATTTAAAATGTAATCCGGATTATGCACAGGAATTACGTGCGCAGTACGAAGCTATTGAGCCAGGGTTTCATATGAATAAGAAACATTGGAATACCATTGCTATAAATCAAGAAGTTCCAGATACGCTTGTTAAAGAGTTAATAGATCACTCGTATGATTTGGTTTTTAAGAGTTTGACTAAGAAAATTCAAGAAGAGATTTAAAAAAGAGTAAAACCATTCGTCGACACTTTATTACGATTGAACTATAGTATTTTTTTAATTAACGAAAATTAAATTCATTGTTTTTATAATTATAGTACTTTTAAAGTCCACGAATTATATATAAAACAAATGAACAGATCCCTAAATATTTTATTAATTGAAGATGACGCAATTGAAGTAATGAAATTCAATAGAGTTTTAAGTACGATGGATTTAAAACATAAAATAATTGAAGCAAATAACGGTGAAGAAGCACTAACCATTTTAAAGGTTAAAGAGATCATACCAGATATCATTATATTAGATTTGAATATGCCTAAAATTAATGGGATTGAATTTTTAGAGATTTTAAAAGGAGATGATCATTTAAAATATATTCCATCTGTAATTTTAACAACTTCTAATAATCGGAAGGATGTTATGGAATGTTATCGAATAGGAATTGCAGGTTATCTATTGAAACCTCTTAAGTATGATGATTATGTGGATCGAATAAAAAAATTAATCGAGTATTGGAGTTGTAATGAATTAATATCTCAGTAAAATATGTACGGAATTGTAAATAAAGCAATTGAAGAGTTGGTTGTTGCTAATTTTGGAGAAGATAAATGGGATGCTATTAAAATTCGTAGCGGTATAGATATTGATTATTTTATAAGTAGCGAACCTTATGATGACGACATTACTTTTAAGTTAGCTCAAGCCGTTTCTGAAGAAATGGGAATGACATTAAGTGCCGTTTTAATTGCATTTGGTGAATGGTGGGTTATAAAAACGACTAAAGAAAAATATGGTGGTTTAATGGAAGCCGGCGGAGATGATTTAAGAGAGTTTTTAATAAATTTACCACTCTTCCATAATCGGGTCATGCTTATTTACCCTAAATTGACACCTCCGGAATTTAAAGTAAGCGATATTACTAAAAACAGTATTAATTTACATTATTTGTCAAAAAGAGAAGGGCTTCAAGATTTTGTTAGAGGTTTAATTCAAGGATTAGGGATAATGTATAATACGCCAGTTACTATTAATTTAATCCAAAGTCGTGACGAAGGTAGCCCACATGAAATTTTTAATGTAATTTGGTAAAAAAAGGATGGAAAAGGTAGAATTTAATTTTGATGAAGATAGTTTCAATAAACTATTCCCTTTTTATATTCTAATTAGTTCAGATTTAAAAATAAAAGGGTTTGGTAAAAGTTTAGCAAAGACTTTACCATTGATTAGACTGAATGATGATTTTGCGACCTCTTTTAGAGTTAAAAGACCCCAGATTGACACTCCTACTTTTGAAAACTTAGTAGCTATTTTTAATCAATTAGTAGTAATAGAAGCAACGGCTGAATCTATTGATTTGAGAGGCCAATTTCAGGAACATAACGGAGCTATCTTATTTGTTGGATCTCCGTGGTTTGTTTCTATGAATCAAGTGAGGGAAAGAAAATTAACACTACACGATTTTGCTTTCCATGATCCTTTATTGGATTTATTACATGTGCTAAAGACGCAAGAAATTACTACCCAAGAATTAAAAGAATTATTAATTAAAATTAATAATCAAAAAAAAGCATTAAAAAGCGATCAAGAGGAGTTAAATCGACTATCACTTGTGGCAAGTGCTAATGAGAATGGAGTTGTTTTTACTAAACCTAATGGTGAAATTTTTTGGTGTAATGAATCCTATTTAAAATTGACTGGTTTTTCAAGAGAGGAAGTAATTGGGAAAACACCTATTCAACTTGGTAAATGTGATGAAACTAGTGAAGAAGAGTTACTTAAAATGGTAGTTCCGTTCATAAATGGGGATCTGTTTAATGTTGAACACCTTCATCGCCGAAAAAACGGTGATAACTTTTGGGTTAAAACTAAGGGGCAACCTATATTAGACTCCGATGGAAAAGTATTAGAATACTTTGCCATGATTGAAGATATAACCGAAAAAAAGAATGCTGATTTTAAATTAATTGAATCAGAGGATCGACTTTCATTTTTAATACGGAATCTACAAACGGGTATTATTTTAGAAGATGAAAACAGAAAGCTTTTATTGACGAATAAAAAATTTTGCTCCATGTTTGATTTTGAAGAAGATCCAGATGTTTTAATAGGGATGGACTGTTCAAATTCAGTAGAAGATTCTAAACGATTTTTCAAAAACCCAGATTTGTATACGGAGCGACTTAGAAATGTTTTTAAAAGTAAAAAATCTACTTTTAATGAAGTGTTGGAACTTGTTGATGGTCGGTTTTTTGAGCGAAGCTATATTCCTATTTTTAGAGATGGTATTTATAAAGGAAACCTTAGGGCGTACGTAGATATTACTTTAAAAAAGAAACACGAAGAGATATTACGAAACGAAAAAGAGAAATACAGTAACATTATTGCCAACATGAACTTAGGTTTGATTGAAGTTGATCAAGATGAAAGGATTGTTTTAGCCAATAATAGTTTTTGCGATTTTAGTGGATATAGCTTAAAAGAGTTAATTGGTAAAGAAGCATCAAGTTTACTTTTTACAAATGAAAGTAAGGAATTAATTAAGGCTAAAAATGCATTAAGGATTAAAGGGGTTACGGATTCTTATGAAATACAGGTAAAGAATAAAAGTGGAGAACTAAGACATTGGTTAGTCAGTGGTGCACCAAATTATGATATAAAGGGCAAAGCGACAGGGTCTATAGGGATTCATTTAGATATAACGGAACAGAAAGAACAGGAAGAAAAGCTTTATTTGTTATCCTTGATAGCTGAGAAAAATATAAATGCAGTTATCATCTCAGATATAGAGGGTAAAATTGAATGGGTTAACTCCAGTTTTGAAAAAATGTCTGGA
The Flavobacterium sp. WC2421 genome window above contains:
- a CDS encoding MmcQ/YjbR family DNA-binding protein, whose product is MNLESYYQYCLSKKGVTDHFPFDEDTLVFKVGGKVFALSSLKKWEIGEPSVNLKCNPDYAQELRAQYEAIEPGFHMNKKHWNTIAINQEVPDTLVKELIDHSYDLVFKSLTKKIQEEI
- a CDS encoding DUF4260 domain-containing protein, producing the protein MKTILKLEELGLFVFGIFLFSQLDYAWWWFLVLILVPDFSMIGYAFGNKSGAVAYDLFHHRGIAVLVYLIGIYSSNQVVQLIGIILFAHSSMDRMFGYGLKYDTGFKFTHLGEIGKK
- a CDS encoding PAS domain S-box protein, with amino-acid sequence MEKVEFNFDEDSFNKLFPFYILISSDLKIKGFGKSLAKTLPLIRLNDDFATSFRVKRPQIDTPTFENLVAIFNQLVVIEATAESIDLRGQFQEHNGAILFVGSPWFVSMNQVRERKLTLHDFAFHDPLLDLLHVLKTQEITTQELKELLIKINNQKKALKSDQEELNRLSLVASANENGVVFTKPNGEIFWCNESYLKLTGFSREEVIGKTPIQLGKCDETSEEELLKMVVPFINGDLFNVEHLHRRKNGDNFWVKTKGQPILDSDGKVLEYFAMIEDITEKKNADFKLIESEDRLSFLIRNLQTGIILEDENRKLLLTNKKFCSMFDFEEDPDVLIGMDCSNSVEDSKRFFKNPDLYTERLRNVFKSKKSTFNEVLELVDGRFFERSYIPIFRDGIYKGNLRAYVDITLKKKHEEILRNEKEKYSNIIANMNLGLIEVDQDERIVLANNSFCDFSGYSLKELIGKEASSLLFTNESKELIKAKNALRIKGVTDSYEIQVKNKSGELRHWLVSGAPNYDIKGKATGSIGIHLDITEQKEQEEKLYLLSLIAEKNINAVIISDIEGKIEWVNSSFEKMSGYSKEELVGIKPGHLLQGEETNLETVHYLKNQIRKGQPFTCEIINYSKAGEKYWVKIQGQALYNKKGEIVRFFAIEENITNKKLLENQREELVASLAKSNKELEDYAQIVSHDLKSPMRSIHSLISWIKEDNDKAFSEQTLQYFSMIENKVEKMDHLIEGILTYSKIDKEEMAIEKVNTQQIIQSIIDIIHIPQHITITIKNTLPVINADRYRVQQLFQNIIGNAVNYIERTVGLVEISSEEFDSYYVFSIKDNGVGIAKKHHDKIFNTFQSYSTNEHSTGLGLSIVKKIIETYNGEIWIESEEGVGSTFFIKLNK
- the hemW gene encoding radical SAM family heme chaperone HemW; its protein translation is MSGIYIHIPFCKQACHYCDFHFSTSMKKKEEMVLTLAKEIRLRKSESSNENVETIYFGGGTPSVLSSDEIDFLIAAVYENYAVIEDPEITLEANPDDLSSERILELSKSKINRLSIGIQSFFEDDLQMMNRAHNSVEARKCLTEATQCFDNISIDLIYGVPGMSNEKWQQNIETALSFGIPHISSYALTVEPKTALKKLIQTGKIAEPNDEVAQEHFMILVETLQANGFIHYELSNFGKEDYFSKNNSAYWLGKKYIGIGPSAHSYDGISRSWNIANNPLYIKSIDLDQLPNEIEILSLSDRYNEYIMTGLRTIWGVSLDRIESEFGPTYLDYLKKQGQKYLDDDLLSVENNILKPTKKGKFLTDGIASDLFYLNLE
- a CDS encoding heme NO-binding domain-containing protein, whose amino-acid sequence is MYGIVNKAIEELVVANFGEDKWDAIKIRSGIDIDYFISSEPYDDDITFKLAQAVSEEMGMTLSAVLIAFGEWWVIKTTKEKYGGLMEAGGDDLREFLINLPLFHNRVMLIYPKLTPPEFKVSDITKNSINLHYLSKREGLQDFVRGLIQGLGIMYNTPVTINLIQSRDEGSPHEIFNVIW
- a CDS encoding response regulator, whose product is MNRSLNILLIEDDAIEVMKFNRVLSTMDLKHKIIEANNGEEALTILKVKEIIPDIIILDLNMPKINGIEFLEILKGDDHLKYIPSVILTTSNNRKDVMECYRIGIAGYLLKPLKYDDYVDRIKKLIEYWSCNELISQ
- a CDS encoding cyclase family protein, which gives rise to MKTTIQHNNTTFQVDLSKPIDISIPLTNTDENPIAWYISKPVMEPVKFDEWIGKVASGMSSTNFNNIQFNPHGHGTHTECLGHITHDFYSVNQSLKKFFYIAELISVEPELINGDLVVTKNQIENALNGKTPEAVVIRTLPNNVNKLSKKYSHTNPPYLAEDAAGFICESGIQHLLIDLPSVDKEKDEGKLLAHKAFWNVTDVKNLNADARLDCTITEMIFVADEVQDGSYLLNLQIASFENDASPSKPVLYKI
- a CDS encoding GxxExxY protein; translated protein: MTENELSKIVFDCALKVHKTLGPGLLESAYEECLYYELKKTGLNVVKQKALPLVYEDVQLDIGYRLDIIIEEKLILEIKSVDALNDIHFAQLLTYLKLTNCKLGLLINFNVVLIKDGIKRIANNL
- a CDS encoding GNAT family N-acetyltransferase, coding for MITISTVKSKLDVPFIQHFLKDIYWAAGRTIEEVQTTIDHSFCFGIYLNDQQIGFARVITDYVVFAYVMDVFITEEHRGKGYSSLLIEEMMKEPKLQEVKIWRLATSDAHFLYKKFGFNALAYPEKMMEKTIK